One window of the Schistocerca gregaria isolate iqSchGreg1 unplaced genomic scaffold, iqSchGreg1.2 ptg000599l, whole genome shotgun sequence genome contains the following:
- the LOC126316764 gene encoding probable serine incorporator, which translates to MAGICCSFLRLPISLCKSLCRGCQRISSEYTFFIYTTIFLIFATFGWLFFECPHWKAHPSIHNKKFIMNANTIYGIFVAYAFFAAFTIYHLVHLLVFQMSRVFNTATYHRIHTGGWIIKVLCLIVFILVLYFIPYKPLHFYGLFSVILSFFYLLAQGLSLFCLARLFSSHLLEKYEATYSSFWAILVTSSATLVYIAVIGVHITLYTYFPATYTYVLITISLVLCITICVFRIILSKESLPFTLLEPSMFALYITYLTIKGILLNTDLVPNIDVYNCFYIAVRTMDVAFMVTSLVSCTYIVQQLYKETLEVSTTDVEEQAPSQAKVAEPRAGATAQTSISRRIGSSDPILEQVDQLVLEGNRRPVSQYLVLCLFHIFLTLCSSFYYTVVTDYMRENDNIKEPPARMVEWSYDTARIIACSYVIFIGYSVHAIKTKIQSFRLG; encoded by the exons atGGCTGGTATATGCTGTTCCTTCCTACGACTCCCGATAAGCTTATGCAAATCTTTGTGTCGCGGTTGTCAACGGATATCGTCTGAATACACCTTCTTCATCTACACTACGATATTCTTGATCTTTGCGACATTCGGTTGGTTGTTTTTCGAATGTCCTCACTGGAAAGCCCATCCGTCTATTCACAACAAAAAAT TTATTATGAACGCTAATACCATCTACGGTATCTTCGTGGCATACGCCTTCTTTGCGGCGTTCACCATCTATCATCTCGTCCACTTACTCGTGTTTCAGATGTCACGTGTTTTCAATACGGCAACCTATCATCGCATTCATACTGGCGGTTGGATTATAAAGGTTTTGTGTTTGATCGTCTTTATTTTGGTACTGTACTTCATACCGTACAAGCCCCTTCACTTCTACGGCCTATTTTCCGTGATTTTGTCATTCTTTTATTTGCTCGCTCAAGGCCTCTCCCTCTTTTGCCTAGCAAGACTATTCTCTTCTCATCTCCTGGAAAAATACGAAGCCACCTACTCTAGTTTCTGGGCCATTCTTGTGACAAGTTCTGCGACTCTTGTATATATTGCCGTCATCGGCGTACACATCACACTGTACACATATTTTCCCGCTACCTACACCTACGTTCTTATCACCATCAGTCTTGTTCTATGCATTACAATTTGCGTTTTCCGCATCATACTCTCGAAGGAGTCTCTCCCATTCACGTTGCTCGAGCCATCGATGTTCGCTCTTTACATAACCTATCTCACCATCAAGGGCATCCTCCTGAACACGGACTTGGTTCCGAACATAGACGTCTACAATTGCTTCTACATCGCAGTCAGGACGATGGACGTCGCCTTCATGGTCACTTCGCTCGTTTCATGCACTTACATCGTACAACAACTGTACAAAGAAACCTTAGAGGTCTCTACCACCGACGTCGAAGAACAGGCCCCATCCCAAGCCAAAGTAGCGGAACCGAGAGCAGGAGCAACCGCACAGACGAGCATTTCTAGAAGAATAGGCTCCTCAGACCCAATACTCGAACAGGTAGACCAACTTGTTCTCGAAGGCAATAGACGTCCCGTCAGTCAATATTTAGTACTGTGTTTGTTCCACATCTTCCTCACACTCTGTTCCTCCTTCTACTACACTGTCGTCACTGACTACATGAGGGAAAATGACAACATTAAAGAACCGCCCGCGCGCATGGTGGAGTGGAGCTATGACACTGCCCGCATTATTGCTTGCAGCTACGTAATCTTCATTGGCTactctgttcatgcaataaaaactaaaattcAGAGTTTCAGATTGGGCTAA
- the LOC126316807 gene encoding coiled-coil domain-containing protein 25-like, giving the protein MGENKEENEALFKYGFPEDIWFHVHDLPSAHVYIRMPKGKGIRDVPEDVLECCMQLAKHNSTKADRLPSAAVVWTPWTNLMKEPSMDVGQLGFVDHNLVFKKTVLRNAALVKRIESTRVQRAINLKEQKEERDRACRLKEKFEKQKQRREMEERKKQAEVFHYLDVMQEEKMTNNKTVPFSEEDFM; this is encoded by the exons ATGGGCGAAAACAAGGAAGAAAACGAGGCGCTATTCAAATACGGGTTTCCAGAAGACATATG GTTTCACGTCCACGACTTGCCTAGTGCGCATGTCTATATACGCATGCCAAAGGGAAAAGGCATTCGCGACGTGCCAGAAGATGTCCTTGAGTGCTGCATGCAGCTGGCCAAACATAACAGCACCAAGGCGGACAGACTTCCGAGCGCTGCCGTCGTGTGGACACCTTGGACGAACTTGATGAAAGAGCCCTCTATGGATGTGGGCCAGCTAGGCTTCGTCGACCATAACCTCGTGTTCAAGAAAACCGTCCTGAGAAACGCCGCGCTGGTGAAGCGAATTGAAAGCACCCGAGTGCAAAGAGCCATCAATTTGAAGGAGCAAAAAGAAGAACGAGACCGAGCCTGTCGTCTGAAGGAAAAATTTGAGAAGCAAAAACAGAGGCGAGAAATGGAAGAAAGGAAGAAGCAAGCTGAAGTTTTTCATTATCTCGATGTAATGCAAGAGGAAAAAATGACTAACAACAAAACGGTGCCGTTTTCAGAAGAAGACTTCATGTGA